From Brassica oleracea var. oleracea cultivar TO1000 chromosome C3, BOL, whole genome shotgun sequence, a single genomic window includes:
- the LOC106332877 gene encoding uncharacterized protein LOC106332877, producing MDMATVTKYLERSVQNSSLSNRRRSFEDGLSMTDESEGDHVPISDRSLELNSRISIPSHLEQCLDLKTGDFFYINRNSRMRVMEDPRNSVSYNNAGEFSGESDVTVFSEDDSLSYYESEESSSESSRESHIEEEEEQVLVVAGCKACLMYFMVPKLLNDCPKCSAHLLRFDRPHSASP from the exons ATGGATATGGCGACGGTAACGAAATATCTGGAGAGATCGGTGCAGAATTCTTCACTGAGTAATCGGAGAAGGAGTTTCGAAGATGGGCTTAGTATGACGGACGAGAGCGAGGGTGATCATGTCCCGATCTCAGATAGATCCTTGGAGCTCAATTCTCGTATCTCTATTCCTTCACATTTGGAACAGTGTCTTGATCTTAAG ACAGGAGATTTTTTCTACATAAACCGGAACAGCAGAATGAGAGTGATGGAAGATCCAAGGAACTCGGTTAGCTACAACAATGCAGGTGAATTTAGTGGAGAGTCTGATGTAACTGTGTTTTCAGAAGATGACAGCTTGTCCTATTATGAGAGCGAAGAGTCTTCATCAGAGTCATCAAGGGAGAGTCACATAGAAGAGGAAGAAGAACAAGTTCTTGTGGTTGCTGGTTGCAAAGCTTGTTTAATGTATTTCATGGTACCTAAACTCTTAAATGATTGCCCCAAATGTTCAGCTCATCTTCTCCGCTTTGATCGACCTCACTCTGCTTCTCCTTAA